One region of Malania oleifera isolate guangnan ecotype guangnan chromosome 6, ASM2987363v1, whole genome shotgun sequence genomic DNA includes:
- the LOC131157938 gene encoding vesicle-associated membrane protein 711-like, translating into MAILYCMVARGSVVLAEFGGVSTNASVVARQILGKMQGNNDTNVSYSQDRYIFHVKRIDGLTTLCVADDAFGRRIPFVFLEDIHQRFVKTYSRAIHLAPAYAMNEEFSRVMSQQMDHYSNDSNADRLNRLKGEMNHVRTVMIDNIDKVLERGDRLAALVEKTTSLQGNTIRFKRQARRYRNNMWWRNCRLSIALVLTLLIIIYIVMALLCGGPLLPSCLK; encoded by the exons ATGGCAATATTGTATTGCATGGTGGCGAGAGGATCGGTGGTTCTAGCAGAGTTTGGCGGCGTGTCAACAAATGCAAGTGTTGTGGCACGTCAAATATTAGGAAAAATGCAAGGGAACAATGACACCAATGTCTCATACTCTCAAGATCGTTATATATTTCACGTGAAAAGGATCGATGGCCTCACTACTCTTTGCGTAGCTGATGATGCATTTGGAA GAAGGATCCCTTTTGTGTTTCTTGAAGATATTCATCAGCGATTTGTGAAGACATATAGTCGGGCTATTCATTTGGCTCCCGCCTATGCCATGAATGAGGAGTTCTCAAGGGTTATGAGCCAACAAATGGACCATTACTCAAATGACTCTAATGCAGATCGACTAAACCGACTAAAAGGAGAAATGAATCAT GTAAGGACAGTGATGATAGACAACATTGACAAAGTTTTGGAAAGGGGCGATCGTTTGGCAGCGCTAGTTGAGAAAACAACTTCCCTGCAAGGGAATACAATTCGCTTCAAAAGACAAGCTCGACGTTATAGAAATAATATGTGGTGGAGAAATTGCAGACTCTC GATTGCCTTGGTACTCACCCTTCTAATCATCATTTATATTGTCATGGCACTTCTTTGTGGTGGTCCCTTACTGCCTTCTTGCTTGAAGTAA